A region of the Gadus morhua chromosome 1, gadMor3.0, whole genome shotgun sequence genome:
ccACTTATAATGTTGATTTGAGGTCCAGAATCTAATTGACTTCAGTTTATTAGCTCACGTAAGTCTGGGAAAATTCTAGCACAACTGTATGATATAAAGGGTTTTGGTCACAATGGGCAGAGAGAGTAATGCTTACAAAGTATACTACTTAATACTATCAATTAAATGTCACGACAAGAACCATGGACAGAGCCCTCTGGGACTTACAGAGACTAGAACGACAGATTGTTAGGACCTGTGGAGGACCTGTTACCCCAACATTGAGTTTTCCTCGACTTGCAAGATCGAGGTCTGGTCTTGTTTGTAACAAATAACCAAACTTTGGAAGTAAACCGGAAAGAGTAGGATGGTCCAGTCAAACATTGGGTTTCAAGCAACTGAGTTGCTTCTGGAAAAGCAACGTCTGAATGACTAAATGGTAAAAAACAACAAGGGAACAGCTTGGCTTGTGCAATCGATGCTTTGGATCAGGTAACCATAGCTAACGCTCAGAAGCAACAGTTGTTGTGATAGCGTGCGTCACCGGACACAAGGCTGTTCGTGAGGTTTGGTTTGGGTGTTTGGTCCCTCGACCAACAGCCGTGACCACCAGAGTGACGAGAACGTGGTGGGTACCATGATGCTTGGCAGGTGGACGTTCTGCTCGCAAATGGGTATCTAAATGCCAAATCCCAAATGCCATTTCTTAAAAAAGGTTTCAGCATTCCATATCCTGCTCCAAGCAGAATGAGTCACGGGCGCTCTTGTTACTGGCGTGTACTACTCTGTGACGAGGGTGCATTCATCCGCACGTGTGCTTGGGGTGATACCGGAGGAGGGTGGTACTGCGGGTATCAGGACCCTACGGCCCCCCACTACCACGTTGGAGAGCGATTGAACAAATGACCACATTTGTGAATTTGCTGCCAAAATCCATCAGGGCACACTTTAGTACTGTCGAATGGTCTGATGAACAAAAAGtgtttttgtcttgctttttaaatcaACAAATCCAACTATTGGTTTGCTTGAGGCACATAATTAGATAAGTTGATTGACTACGATAAGCTAGTGGTTCCCAAGCTTATTCCCGTTTTACATTTGATGTATGTACTGTACAGAGTGCCACTGGCACAAGCCATAGTACACCAAGGGTACTCTGTGATGTAAGCAAATTATTGAGTTTTTAATAGtgtaagtattttttttttggatggGTTACTACATCACAAAGTACAGAGACAAACCAAGCACGTTTTTGACCTCGACAGGATTCACCACTAGGTGGCGGCAAACTCCCTACTGTGATCTTGGCGTGTAGTTGCTCTTTAAGGACATAAGGATATGACGAAACCTCCCTAGCACTTCTTTGTCATCCCAATGTTTCACGCCATCAAGTGCACTGATAACGCCGCAGGGGGCTTAACAATGGTTCCCACCCTCTTCAAATGCATTCATTTTTGCCCTTTTTAAAATATTCAACCCAGCGTTTAGTGCCCCATTTGATCACGTTTGACCCGTGCTAATTTGATAGTGATGTAATAGGATTAATAAACTGATCCCGAGTCAAAGGCCCAAGGGGCTATCTTAagcctgtgtgtgggttgtgtaaGATAAGGTGCTATCACTGATTAGCCACAAACCACAAGAAAACGttcaggcactcacacacatacacacagtcctAGGCAGCAAGGCTGAAAAagtatataaattaaaaaatgttgAGTTGATCTCTTTCGCACTCTTATTTTTCATTGTCAAATCCCGTCAAACGCTTTTGTTTTGTCTAATTGTGAAACAGAAGATCCGGTTGCATTGTTTTACTCAAGGGACCAATAAGACAACCTGAGAGTCCTCATCTGACAACCCAGTGGCCGCCATTTTAAAGTAACGTAACGTTTGCTTaatgaaaaaacatttcatTAAACAAAAATGTGCTCCGACCATGATGATTTATTTCGTTCTAACATTTGCTGGCTGTATGTACTTTATTCTGCTTTGATTATGCATCTCTGTAAATATCTGTAATTATAAAACAAATACCGTTTTTTTCTGTGAACAGCATCCGTTTTTTGTGTACTGCAGCAGTTCaaattaattgtgtgtgtgtgtgtgtgtgtgtgtgtgtgtgtgtgtgtgtgtgtgtgtgtgtgtgtgtgtgtgtgtgtgtgtgtgtgtgtgtgtctctgtaaaTGTGTGACAAAAGTTAGGCACAGAAATCAAAATAATTAAGCTGTGGAAAAACAAAGCATTAGGTATGGTTAAAAACAGCTGTGTACTTAAAAATGAAAGTTTACTTAATATGTAGGTTTACTTACAAACAACAAGTTTGTATTTAAATGAGGGGCACAAAAAGAAAGTCCAGTAAATttccttaataataataacttcaAGGTAAATTAGGGAATTTAGCATCTAACTGACAACCGGTCTAGTGGGATTCGAACACACTAGTCACTCAGCTACCAACTCAGTTCCAGGTTTGTTTAGCAGTTTTCCTTCCTCATATTTTGCCTCGATAAGGTGTACTCATTAAATTAACTGATTTGGATAAGATTAACCAAAAATATCCCTTATATTACAATTAATTAAAGAAGAACATTAAGAAAAAAAGGACATTGATTTTCTAAGCAAATGTATTGGTAGTGCTGCCCACTATCAGGCTTGAACAAAGCACAAGAAGCTTTTGAAGGACCAAGTTTAAAAAAGGAGCCATCTCAGCCTGTCTCTTCCCTTGAGAGCATCACTCCCTTCTCTTAGCCAAAGTAATCTATACAAAATGTATAGAGCAGAATAACCCCAAAAAGATCAACAACTGACTGGAGTGCATTCTGGCTAATGTATTCAGGATCACCTAGTGGGAAAGTAGTGAGCTGATTCCCAAGTCTTCCCACATCCAATTGGATTATACTTACTTATGTTGTTCTTCTATGGCTTACGTTAAGGCATTGTTCTTATGTCTTATCTGCCAGATTTTTGGCACACATCTCCTCCTACGGTTTGTGGTATCAACACCTAACAAAGTAAATTCCTAACGGTAACCGAGTCAAGGTTCAAGTTCACGTTTATTGTATTGCCACAAAGCTAGGCTGGGGGAATTAACTTCCATTTCCGACGCTAAATTGATttcaaatagacacacataTGGGATTTGCATTTCTCGCCTTCTGCACAATAGAGCATAGACTGGGTGATACAGAACCCACGTAAACGACCCAGAACGCCATAGCAACGGCCCAGGACACCCTAGCAATGCCCTAGAAACCTAGTATCGTGGCGAATGTAGCGTGCTAGCGCATTAGCACGCTAGACATATTAACAACAATGCAAAAAGACAAACAACGGAATGAACTAGGATAGATCAACCTCAGACAAAACACAATAACATGTAGCCTATACATCGTGTTTAAATGTAAGAACTCTAGGTAGTGACAAACAGTAAACATCGATTGCTTGTCAAGACAGTTGATATTCTCCACCAATCTATTAAACAATGTTAAAGAAAATGTCTTTTGACGCTGGGTAAGGACATACCCAGTGTGCCCTGGGGATGTCCGTAATTCTTGCAGAATGTGTCAGTGATGGGAAGGTTGTACCTGATTGGTTTGGAGCGTTCCAGGGCCAACCCTATAGGTTGGGGGAGGGCCAGggccaaccccccaccccatccaaTAGCCACTCTCACCAGGCCATGTCGACGTTCATCTCGGACAGACACTGGGCCAGGTGGCTGTCACAGTCCATCTGGCTGAACCTggggagtcacagggagacagccAGGACATTACTAGTGGAGCTAgcgcatgcccacacacacacacacaactattgaagctagcacgcacgcacacacatccatgaaGTGACCGCCGAAACGagccaaggcacacacacactcctgtcaAGGGAATTACTGGTGGAAAACACACACTACTGGTTGGTGGAGCTAGGACGcaggcatgtgcacacacacacacacacacacacacacacacacacacacacacacacacacacacacacacacacacacacacacacacacacacacacacacacacacacacacacacacacacacacagttggggGAGGAAAACATGAGGGGTCCTCCTGCTCTTTTGAGAgcattttaaaatgtgctgAACACAGCGATCTGAATACACCCTGCTACGTTACAGCATGTACTAATCTACCAGCACTTATATGAAACAGCCAAGGTTGCAGTGAAGgcatctgtgtttttttttttctctgtttagAGAATAAACCCATCTATAAAGACAACTAAACTGtctcaaaaaaatacaaaagaaaacTTCTGAAATAGGATTTCAAAAGATGTTCCTTAGTTCGATAGCTCAGCATGTGTTTCCTTGACCCATAACCAGGACACAGTTTACAGTTTAAAAAGGACAATACCGGTCTAGGTAATCAAACCATTTTAATTTGACTGTCTCTTATAATGGAAACATCCTTTAGGGATCCATTCTGCGATGGTCTAGTTTTTAGAAAGACACTGGGATCATGTCCCCACAAATGTCGAGAAACCGGTGAATTATCCCTTCCAAAAACCGCAATCAAACTAAAGTGGACAAAGGGATATGACAAGTCTGTCAAATCCGCTATCTCATCCGTCATTTGCTAAGCAATAGTCAATCGGCAAAATCTTCAAATGTTCTCACGATTTCGGGGAGCACTTAGTAGAGTGTTCAAGCCATACATGTTTTTCCCATCTTCGTGTCATAATTCAAAAAATAATTTTGGTTGGTTTTGGtttgggtgtttgactccctgcTACTCAGGGACATGATGGTAGATAAATGCATGTTGCTAAATGACTGAACAGACACAATGTCAGATGATGCTCCAGGTGCGTATTCCATTACCTGCTTGGGAACACCAGCGTACACATGGGGCAACACTGGGTTCGTTCTCGCCCTCCTTCTCCTAGCTCCGCCTCCTTCGGTCCATCCCCCTTGCCGCCACCCTGTCGCTGAGCCCCAGATGgtcccgcctcctccaccctctcatccAACATGGCCTCCTGCACCCCCCTcatcgtctcccccctctctgccagGTGCTCCCCTGAAAAGGGGGGCACCACCGGGGGGGGCTCACAAGCTCTGGCGGTGGACCCGCTCCAAAGCGGGAACGGCCGTACCGGCCTGCCAGCGAGATCCCCCGTTCGCCGCGTCTTCTCAGGGACCGACTCTCTGCCTGCCGGGACCTCCTTCTGGGTCGGGGCTGGTCTCgagtcctccctcctccctggtgGTGAATAGACCACCAGGGAGGAGGGACTGGCCGCTGTGGTCTCTGGGACCTggagcccacctcctcctccgccctgaGGAGGGGTCACCGGAGGACTAGCGGGGGGTGAGGGTTCGACGGGTTGCGCTGGGGAGTGGGTATCGAGGGGTCGGGGGGGACTTCGGAGAGGGGATCCTGGGGGTCTGGAGGGTTCAGGGAAAGGGGGGACTTCATTGGCTGGAGTGGGTGGCTGGCGTTCGCTCTGCCTGGAAGTCTAGAAACAATTGATAAGAGAATAGTCATTTAAAATTGGATTTTGAACTGAGGCAATGACAACATACTGATTTTAAATAAAGTGCTGCAAAGAAAAATTGGCTTAAGTTTTGCTTATTATGGCCCTCAGGGCTTCGCCATAGGTGCTatagctagagagagacagaggaaataAAATGGATGGCAAGTGCATCTTACCGCTGCGGAGGGTTCTGGGAGGGGGTCCCAGTGCTCAGAACCCAGGAAAGGGAGAACTGTCTCTATTGCGCTGGCCCATAGCTTTTCTGACGAATTCAGATCGTTTCGAGTCCACCATGGTAGGGTTGGAGACACTGTTCTGCAAATCGGGGAAATTTATGTTAGATTCTGTGGCGATACGTTATAGTTTTCCAAAACTACTGATGATGTACAGCGCTACATTGCATTCAATTAACAGCTGGCATGCTTGTTTCTTGTTTAAATCCCTTACATAATGTGTCCATCACATTTAGCCTATAGAGTATAGAGCCAGTATAAGCCCGTTAATGTTGAATAAACAGCAAGCCCTACATTTTCTTACCCCCTATTTCCTTTGCTACTGTCAGTCTTTACTTCTTT
Encoded here:
- the si:ch73-70k4.1 gene encoding proline-rich protein 2 isoform X1 — protein: MDRSGHTDWSISVSYTLQGKLLNKTHTTTNSNLWMIQTVSPTLPWWTRNDLNSSEKLWASAIETVLPFLGSEHWDPLPEPSAATSRQSERQPPTPANEVPPFPEPSRPPGSPLRSPPRPLDTHSPAQPVEPSPPASPPVTPPQGGGGGGLQVPETTAASPSSLVVYSPPGRREDSRPAPTQKEVPAGRESVPEKTRRTGDLAGRPVRPFPLWSGSTARACEPPPVVPPFSGEHLAERGETMRGVQEAMLDERVEEAGPSGAQRQGGGKGDGPKEAELGEGGRERTQCCPMCTLVFPSRFSQMDCDSHLAQCLSEMNVDMAW
- the si:ch73-70k4.1 gene encoding pollen-specific leucine-rich repeat extensin-like protein 2 isoform X2 produces the protein MADKYPKSKLKRKKSAVIEPQGDRYKKDSLKFSIPFNSPDLTKEVKTDSSKGNRGTVSPTLPWWTRNDLNSSEKLWASAIETVLPFLGSEHWDPLPEPSAATSRQSERQPPTPANEVPPFPEPSRPPGSPLRSPPRPLDTHSPAQPVEPSPPASPPVTPPQGGGGGGLQVPETTAASPSSLVVYSPPGRREDSRPAPTQKEVPAGRESVPEKTRRTGDLAGRPVRPFPLWSGSTARACEPPPVVPPFSGEHLAERGETMRGVQEAMLDERVEEAGPSGAQRQGGGKGDGPKEAELGEGGRERTQCCPMCTLVFPSRFSQMDCDSHLAQCLSEMNVDMAW